From a single Fulvivirga ulvae genomic region:
- a CDS encoding GlxA family transcriptional regulator produces MKIISILVPESAVMEAVADPRYLFTAVNQFLQAAGKKPLFEVQLVGLSREINFLGGIYAVRADKTLDEVDKTDMIIIPALFGDLKLAVEQNKEAIPWIIKHYNAGAEVVSLCLGAFLLASTGLLDGKKCSTHWAFYNQFRDTFPDVEVVDGGIITEENGIYSSGGANSYWNLLLYLVEKYVDRDTAILAAKYFAIDIDRESQAAFTIFSGQKDHNDEEVKKGQEYIEKNYQEKIAIDDLVSILGVSRRSFERRFKKATNNTIAEYMQRVKVEAAKRDFELSRKNINEVMYDVGYSDSKAFRNLFKKLTGLTPIEYRNKYNKEVELPV; encoded by the coding sequence ATGAAAATAATATCCATACTTGTTCCCGAATCTGCTGTAATGGAGGCAGTTGCAGATCCACGGTACCTCTTTACTGCGGTAAATCAATTTTTACAGGCAGCAGGCAAGAAACCTCTGTTTGAGGTGCAATTGGTGGGATTGTCCCGGGAAATAAATTTTTTAGGGGGAATATATGCTGTTCGTGCAGACAAAACCCTGGATGAAGTTGATAAAACTGATATGATCATCATACCTGCCTTATTCGGAGATTTGAAACTGGCGGTTGAACAAAACAAGGAAGCCATCCCGTGGATTATAAAGCACTATAACGCCGGAGCCGAAGTGGTTTCTTTATGCCTGGGAGCATTTCTTCTTGCCTCTACAGGTCTTTTAGACGGTAAAAAATGCTCTACGCATTGGGCCTTTTACAATCAATTTCGCGACACTTTTCCTGATGTAGAGGTAGTGGATGGCGGAATAATTACTGAAGAAAATGGTATATACTCCAGTGGTGGGGCCAATTCTTACTGGAACCTCCTGCTTTACCTCGTTGAAAAATATGTAGACCGCGATACAGCCATACTTGCTGCAAAATATTTCGCTATCGATATAGACAGGGAAAGTCAGGCGGCCTTTACCATTTTCAGCGGACAGAAGGACCATAACGACGAAGAAGTAAAAAAAGGCCAGGAATACATAGAGAAAAACTACCAGGAAAAGATAGCTATTGACGACCTGGTAAGTATTCTGGGCGTAAGTAGAAGAAGTTTTGAAAGACGGTTTAAAAAGGCCACCAACAACACAATTGCAGAATACATGCAGCGGGTAAAAGTAGAAGCCGCCAAGCGTGATTTTGAGCTGAGCAGAAAAAATATCAACGAGGTCATGTACGACGTCGGGTATTCCGACAGCAAAGCCTTTAGAAACTTGTTTAAGAAATTAACGGGACTTACACCCATCGAGTATCGAAATAAGTATAATAAAGAGGTTGAGCTGCCTGTATAG
- a CDS encoding SRPBCC domain-containing protein — protein MKRETFKITINAAAERVWEVLWSDNYYRRWAAVFMEGSLAQTDWKEGSKVLFVSPEGEGMVSSIVSKKTNEHMVFRHLGTISKGVEDLDNEWTGAMESYKLEANGATTLTVEMDSTEEYLEYFKKAWPKALDSIKELAEKDSPKG, from the coding sequence ATGAAAAGAGAAACATTTAAAATCACTATTAATGCTGCTGCTGAACGGGTATGGGAGGTCTTGTGGAGTGACAATTATTATCGGCGTTGGGCAGCGGTTTTTATGGAGGGGTCGCTTGCTCAGACCGACTGGAAGGAGGGTAGTAAAGTACTGTTTGTTTCACCGGAGGGAGAAGGTATGGTTAGTAGCATTGTAAGCAAGAAGACTAACGAGCACATGGTGTTCAGGCATTTGGGCACTATAAGCAAAGGAGTGGAAGATCTTGATAACGAATGGACCGGCGCTATGGAATCATACAAGCTTGAAGCTAACGGAGCTACTACGCTGACCGTAGAGATGGACTCGACAGAAGAATATTTAGAGTACTTTAAAAAAGCATGGCCGAAGGCGTTAGATAGCATAAAGGAGCTGGCCGAGAAAGACAGTCCCAAGGGGTAA
- a CDS encoding DUF4738 domain-containing protein: MIKYLVQISVCLFFAACNQKQEQPAWQIAYNKDSIKQEIPFPKQSQINERFIPKEKEISQTDTIVTELALQISVIRTALDSFVVQEYESNGTRYIYKYRNYENNLVIKKGGEVILDSTFTKNDFSKFTGQEFLRTAIFHGYWFKKIDNNTVVLFGTIDKPDTDWSFAFYHNYNLTTQEFEVLEHIDQDI, encoded by the coding sequence ATGATTAAATACCTAGTGCAAATATCAGTCTGTTTGTTTTTTGCAGCTTGTAATCAAAAACAAGAACAACCTGCCTGGCAAATTGCATACAATAAAGATTCCATAAAACAGGAAATTCCATTCCCAAAACAATCTCAAATAAATGAAAGGTTTATCCCGAAAGAGAAGGAGATATCACAAACTGATACAATCGTTACAGAATTGGCACTCCAGATATCAGTCATTCGCACGGCTCTTGATTCGTTTGTAGTGCAAGAATACGAAAGCAATGGTACCAGATATATTTATAAGTACCGTAATTACGAGAACAATTTAGTCATAAAAAAGGGGGGAGAAGTTATTCTGGATAGCACTTTTACAAAAAATGACTTCTCAAAATTTACCGGACAAGAATTCCTCAGAACTGCAATCTTCCATGGGTACTGGTTTAAGAAAATTGATAATAACACAGTTGTATTATTTGGAACAATAGACAAACCAGATACGGATTGGTCTTTTGCTTTTTATCATAATTACAACTTGACCACACAAGAATTTGAGGTTTTGGAGCATATAGATCAAGACATTTAG
- a CDS encoding VOC family protein, producing the protein MNKLVTYLTFNGNCREAMIFYQNCFGGELYLQTIGDTPEAEKLPREVRDYILHASLDGNDLVLMGTDMVEDNGLIKGNAMSIMVECNDELEVRKYYERLSEGGVETHPLQPNFFGNLFGGLRDKFGNHWLLHSK; encoded by the coding sequence ATGAACAAACTTGTAACCTATCTTACATTTAACGGCAACTGCCGGGAGGCTATGATCTTTTACCAAAATTGCTTTGGGGGTGAACTGTACCTGCAAACCATAGGCGACACACCGGAAGCAGAAAAACTTCCTAGAGAGGTAAGGGATTACATACTACATGCCTCTCTTGACGGGAACGACCTGGTTTTGATGGGAACAGATATGGTCGAGGACAATGGTCTTATCAAGGGCAACGCCATGTCTATAATGGTTGAATGTAACGATGAGCTTGAAGTGAGGAAGTATTATGAAAGGTTATCAGAAGGAGGGGTCGAAACTCACCCCCTGCAACCTAACTTTTTTGGCAATTTGTTTGGAGGGCTCCGGGATAAATTTGGAAACCACTGGCTGCTACACTCCAAATAA
- a CDS encoding DinB family protein, whose translation METIIDRAPEKLILEVDNVFDKLIHSVMRFDEKQFNTVPFEGSWTAGQVVKHIIMSVAQLPDEKTQVAERDYGMHVDPIKELFLNFGIKMESPEFIVPENLTYDKTGLILELKNIQQQHTDTIKTSNLSVLCMDFELPTFGYLTRYEWIKFFIFHTQRHMVQINNIYQGLFDAGL comes from the coding sequence ATGGAAACAATTATAGATAGAGCACCTGAAAAGTTAATTCTTGAAGTGGATAATGTATTTGATAAGTTAATTCACTCAGTCATGCGGTTTGATGAAAAACAGTTCAATACAGTGCCTTTTGAGGGAAGCTGGACGGCTGGTCAGGTAGTGAAACATATTATTATGTCTGTTGCTCAATTACCTGATGAGAAAACGCAGGTAGCTGAAAGAGATTACGGTATGCATGTAGATCCTATTAAGGAGTTATTTTTGAATTTTGGGATCAAAATGGAATCGCCTGAATTCATCGTTCCGGAAAACCTGACCTATGATAAGACCGGACTTATCTTGGAGCTTAAAAATATACAGCAGCAGCATACCGATACTATTAAAACTTCGAACCTCTCAGTGCTATGTATGGATTTTGAGCTGCCCACGTTTGGGTACTTAACCAGGTATGAATGGATAAAATTCTTTATTTTTCATACACAGAGGCATATGGTGCAAATTAACAATATTTATCAGGGTTTATTTGATGCAGGCTTATGA